In Juglans microcarpa x Juglans regia isolate MS1-56 chromosome 8D, Jm3101_v1.0, whole genome shotgun sequence, the following are encoded in one genomic region:
- the LOC121242515 gene encoding N-alpha-acetyltransferase 40-like isoform X2: protein MESKRLPSKHSNNNREKRVKRKEILEKKKAIDDCIKSASADKDPLASFLPFRSYDRNGLSVHLKAECGDKLSFPIKQYIMSLLKDNMEEPYGSDWPTEEKVKRREMVVPEARYIFVHETPNECSYRTEREQTYMNCIEDKGHIVGFVHYRFTLEEEIPVLYVYELQLEPRVQAKGLGKFLMQLIELVAHKNRMGAVMLTVQKANSLAMNFYLNKLRYVIAAVSPSRVDPLIGVEKSYEILCKTFDHEAKAILEIGDIAQK from the exons ATGGAGTCGAAGAGGCTTCCCAGCAAACATTCCAACAACAACAGAGAAAAGAGAGTTAAGCGTAAAGAG ATTCTCGAGAAGAAGAAGGCGATCGATGATTGTATCAAATCAGCCTCTGCTGATAAAGACCCTCTTGCTTCTTTCCTGCCCTTCCGCAGCTACGACAGAAATG GACTATCTGTACACTTGAAAGCGGAGTGCGGGGATAAGCTCTCATTTCCTATCAAGCAGTACATTATGAGCCTCCTTAAG GACAATATGGAGGAGCCATATGGATCTGATTGGCCAACAGAAGAGAAGGTCAAGCGCAGGGAAATGGTTGTCCCAGAAGCACGCTATATATTTGTGCATGAGACCCCAAATGAATGTTCCTATAGGACAGAAAGGGAACAGACTTATATGAATTGCATAGAAGATAAGGGACACATTGTTGGGTTTGTACACTACCGCTTTACTCTAGAGGAGGAGATACCTGTTCTTTATGTATATGAATTACAGCTTGAGCCCCGTGTCCAAGCGAAGGGGCTGGGGAAATTTCTAATGCAACTAATTGAGCTTGTTGCTCACAAG AATCGCATGGGTGCTGTGATGCTAACTGTTCAAAAAGCAAACTCATTAGCTATGAACTTCTATCTAAATAAGCTGAG ATATGTAATAGCAGCTGTTTCACCGTCAAGAGTTGATCCATTG ATAGGAGTTGAGAAGAGTTATGAAATTCTTTGCAAAACATTTGATCATGAAGCCAAAGCTATCCTGGAG ATCGGTGACATTGCTCAGAAGTAA
- the LOC121242515 gene encoding N-alpha-acetyltransferase 40-like isoform X1 codes for MESKRLPSKHSNNNREKRVKRKEILEKKKAIDDCIKSASADKDPLASFLPFRSYDRNGLSVHLKAECGDKLSFPIKQYIMSLLKDNMEEPYGSDWPTEEKVKRREMVVPEARYIFVHETPNECSYRTEREQTYMNCIEDKGHIVGFVHYRFTLEEEIPVLYVYELQLEPRVQAKGLGKFLMQLIELVAHKNRMGAVMLTVQKANSLAMNFYLNKLRYVIAAVSPSRVDPLIGVEKSYEILCKTFDHEAKAILEVRFYSICSNVITDRYHEATGRYSL; via the exons ATGGAGTCGAAGAGGCTTCCCAGCAAACATTCCAACAACAACAGAGAAAAGAGAGTTAAGCGTAAAGAG ATTCTCGAGAAGAAGAAGGCGATCGATGATTGTATCAAATCAGCCTCTGCTGATAAAGACCCTCTTGCTTCTTTCCTGCCCTTCCGCAGCTACGACAGAAATG GACTATCTGTACACTTGAAAGCGGAGTGCGGGGATAAGCTCTCATTTCCTATCAAGCAGTACATTATGAGCCTCCTTAAG GACAATATGGAGGAGCCATATGGATCTGATTGGCCAACAGAAGAGAAGGTCAAGCGCAGGGAAATGGTTGTCCCAGAAGCACGCTATATATTTGTGCATGAGACCCCAAATGAATGTTCCTATAGGACAGAAAGGGAACAGACTTATATGAATTGCATAGAAGATAAGGGACACATTGTTGGGTTTGTACACTACCGCTTTACTCTAGAGGAGGAGATACCTGTTCTTTATGTATATGAATTACAGCTTGAGCCCCGTGTCCAAGCGAAGGGGCTGGGGAAATTTCTAATGCAACTAATTGAGCTTGTTGCTCACAAG AATCGCATGGGTGCTGTGATGCTAACTGTTCAAAAAGCAAACTCATTAGCTATGAACTTCTATCTAAATAAGCTGAG ATATGTAATAGCAGCTGTTTCACCGTCAAGAGTTGATCCATTG ATAGGAGTTGAGAAGAGTTATGAAATTCTTTGCAAAACATTTGATCATGAAGCCAAAGCTATCCTGGAGGTGAgattttattctatttgttCTAACGTCATAACTGATCGATATCATGAAGCAACTGGGCGttattctttgta a